One genomic segment of Clavelina lepadiformis chromosome 3, kaClaLepa1.1, whole genome shotgun sequence includes these proteins:
- the LOC143449316 gene encoding uncharacterized protein LOC143449316 — MKYFCLKLTILSICLLKFQTVNSQQNGVFPFVASFELSVDAEKSYTTKLRLTSSVNATFNQSIFENAVVNIYDGLLGSGGFLRLTITSNDTNNLQYVVFYNYSTFASSLGISDDTIASTIGNVTYLSIQFGSDSAFRSLYNLSTSGFEFTGNSLCPLVDQQCGTYASCREDNKGVSISCISKCLENFCVNDGWCIHDDPNQTPVCSCRVGYNWWYVGEHCETLFHIWMLVVYCIVVGLILFLLIPLLTWWCIKRIDGRIAKEKEKKKLKAKKEKQDITTTYTNGNVSAAKPAPPQTENIEPQVENMKQRTGSVSSHSSHDSATNLPASLSTSRASTPSHREAEEDERYQSDGTSSSDSEVERAVAPPVYLQVKKPSAQTREMRNGYLPHPNAQTQQDTRSMTSSETASTSTSGSYGGTGDMVHEQEQQYEQVYNRPLVSTV; from the exons atgaaatacttcTGTCTGAAACTTACAATTCTTTCTATTTGTCTCCTCAAATTTCAGACTG TGAACTCCCAGCAAAACGGCGTCTTTCCTTTTGTCGCTTCGTTTGAACTAAGCGTAG ATGCCGAAAAATCCTACACAACCAAATTACGTCTAACATCAAGTGTTAACGCAACCTTTAATCAATCTATATTTGAAAATGCG GTGGTGAATATCTATGACGGATTGCTTGGATCTGGTGGGTTTTTACGCTTAACTATCACCTCAAACGATACAAATAATTTGCAGTATGTT GTATTTTATAATTACTCCACCTTTGCCTCGAGCCTTGGCATCTCTGACGATACAATCGCAAGTACAATTGGAAACGTAACTTACTTGTCAATTCAGTTTGGAAGCGATTCGGCTTTCAGATCTCTATATAACCTTTCAACATCAGGCTTTGAATTTACTG GAAACTCACTGTGTCCGTTGGTGGACCAGCAGTGCGGAACCTATGCTTCGTGCAGAGAGGATAATAAAGGAGTCTCCATTTCATGCATTTCCAAATGTTTAGAAAATTTCTGCGTTAATGATGGTTGGTGCATCCACGACGACCCTAATCAAACGCCAGTGTGCAG TTGTCGGGTTGGATACAATTGGTGGTACGTCGGTGAGCACTGTGAGACACTTTTCCATATCTGGATGCTTGTTGTTTACTGTATCGTTGTGGGACTCATACTCTTTCTGCTCATTCCTTTGTTGACTTGGTGGTGTATCAAAAGAATCGATGGCAG GATTgctaaagaaaaagaaaagaaaaaactaaAAGCTAAGAAAGAAAAACAGGATATTACAACGACCTACACCAATGGAAATGTATCAGCCGCAAAACCAGCTCCACCGCAAACTGAAAACATT GAGCCGCAAGTTGAAAACATGAAGCAGAGAACAGGATCAGTATCTTCACATTCATCGCACGATTCGGCCACCAACCTTCCGGCCTCACTTTCGACATCACGAGCCTCAACCCCAAGTCATAGAGAAGCAGAGGAAGATGAAAGATATCAATCCGATGGAACATCGTCTTCTGACTCAGAAGTGGAAAGAGCGGTTGCGCCTCCAGTTTATTTACAAGTGAAAAAACCATCAGCGCAGACTCGAGAAATGAGAAATGGATATCTTCCGCATCCCAACGCACAAACACAGCAGGACACAAGAAGTATGACCAGCAGTGAGACTGCTTCCACGTCTACAAGCGGCTCTTATGGTGGTACTGGCGATATGGTCCATGAGCAAGAACAACAGTATGAACAAGTGTATAACAGACCACTG GTTTCAACGGTTTAA
- the LOC143449315 gene encoding uncharacterized protein LOC143449315 isoform X3: MRFHFSWSNVITFIGVVTLAKSVSSQNTLLSVEEYPFVTVEDSTANIDNNTNKIFSTTLRVSLRNATAYLYSEEIILNAVNSFYGQRVGFNGFQETSNFMAIRDPTNEYYTISYDSTYNFLQLQASIANASGQAIFGSIGSLPSVRTGLEADPNFRATFTVSAISSTYTFSGNSLCDDAGCPQGQYTHCIETTTTLVTQCRSLCKVGYCQNSGWCIHYDGNTAPQCSCPSTFDTWYVGTHCELYLHLWMPCVFGAAVVLILISIPIIACCLPLKSKQKKKVTIVDPKEEYVITVHKPDLAPRKSAKSKGSDTEVISNLTVKKLAENEKNMSEDGYQDDAKSSDHIPSSSEDNLDNDYDAVLTHRYETPEPAGNLICNEDVALPENNHVPTVTYEDVELNDSEQSSEEEESSGEEFVIGSSLSSFEVEEPTSVDRGLEEVDHHPPIYAKVMKKLSQPQIVYVGEEMAI; the protein is encoded by the exons ATGCGCTTTCATTTTTCTTGGTCAAACGTCATCACTTTTATCGGAGTGGTAACCTTGGCAAAATCAG TTTCTTCGCAAAACACTTTGCTCTCAGTTGAAGAATATCCATTTGTTACTGTAGAAGACTCAACCGCCAATATAG ATaacaatacaaacaaaattttttcgaCAACGCTACGCGTTTCATTGCGTAACGCTACGGCATACCTATATTCTGAAGAAATCATATTAAATGCG GTAAATAGTTTTTATGGCCAAAGGGTTGGTTTCAATGGTTTCCAAGAGACAAGCAACTTTATGGCAATTCGTGATCCAACCAATGAGTATTATACG ATATCATACGATTCTACGTATAATTTCCTCCAATTACAAGCCAGTATAGCTAACGCCAGCGGCCAGGCCATTTTTGGATCTATTGGTTCACTTCCATCGGTTAGGACTGGATTAGAAGCGGATCCAAACTTCAGAGCAACGTTTACGGTGTCCGCAATTTCCAGCACATATACATTTTCAG GTAATAGCCTATGCGACGATGCCGGGTGCCCTCAAGGCCAATACACTCACTGCATTGAAACAACCACTACTTTGGTCACCCAGTGCCGGTCCCTGTGCAAAGTTGGCTACTGTCAAAACTCAGGATGGTGTATACATTACGACGGTAACACTGCACCTCAATGCAG CTGTCCCTCTACATTCGACACCTGGTACGTTGGAACGCACTGTGAGCTTTATCTTCATTTATGGATGCCTTGTGTGTTTGGAGCTGCGGTTGTCCTTATTCTCATCAGTATACCCATCATCGCTTGCTGCCTGCCACTGAAATCAAAGCAAAA gAAAAAAGTTACCATTGTCGACCCAAAGGAGGAATATGTTATTACTGTTCATAAACCAGATCTCGCGCCTAGAAAATCTGCAAAATCTAAAGGTTCTGACACAGAAGTGATTTCAAACTTAACAGTAAAG AAGTTGGCtgaaaacgaaaaaaacaTGTCTGAAGACGGGTATCAAGACGACGCAAAGAGCTCAGACCATATCCCTTCATCTTCAGAAGACAATCTCGACAACGATTACGACGCAGTCCTGACTCATCGCTATGAAACACCAGAACCAGCCGGAAACTTAATATGCAACGAAGATGTTGCGCTTCCGGAGAATAATCATGTTCCGACCGTTACTTATGAAGATGTTGAGTTAAACGATTCGGAGCAATCATCCGAGGAAGAGGAATCTTCCGGAGAAGAGTTTGTGATCGGATCAAGTTTGAGTTCATTTGAGGTTGAAGAACCCACTTCAGTTGATCGTGGACTGGAAGAAGTAGATCATCATCCTCCAATATACGCCAAAGTAATGAAGAAGCTCTCCCAACCTCAG ATTGTCTACGTAGGAGAAGAGATGGCAATCTAG
- the LOC143449315 gene encoding uncharacterized protein LOC143449315 isoform X1 encodes MRFHFSWSNVITFIGVVTLAKSVSSQNTLLSVEEYPFVTVEDSTANIDNNTNKIFSTTLRVSLRNATAYLYSEEIILNAVNSFYGQRVGFNGFQETSNFMAIRDPTNEYYTISYDSTYNFLQLQASIANASGQAIFGSIGSLPSVRTGLEADPNFRATFTVSAISSTYTFSGNSLCDDAGCPQGQYTHCIETTTTLVTQCRSLCKVGYCQNSGWCIHYDGNTAPQCSCPSTFDTWYVGTHCELYLHLWMPCVFGAAVVLILISIPIIACCLPLKSKQKKKVTIVDPKEEYVITVHKPDLAPRKSAKSKGSDTEVISNLTVKKLAENEKNMSEDGYQDDAKSSDHIPSSSEDNLDNDYDAVLTHRYETPEPAGNLICNEDVALPENNHVPTVTYEDVELNDSEQSSEEEESSGEEFVIGSSLSSFEVEEPTSVDRGLEEVDHHPPIYAKVMKKLSQPQVMICHDKCLISLYQIVFDL; translated from the exons ATGCGCTTTCATTTTTCTTGGTCAAACGTCATCACTTTTATCGGAGTGGTAACCTTGGCAAAATCAG TTTCTTCGCAAAACACTTTGCTCTCAGTTGAAGAATATCCATTTGTTACTGTAGAAGACTCAACCGCCAATATAG ATaacaatacaaacaaaattttttcgaCAACGCTACGCGTTTCATTGCGTAACGCTACGGCATACCTATATTCTGAAGAAATCATATTAAATGCG GTAAATAGTTTTTATGGCCAAAGGGTTGGTTTCAATGGTTTCCAAGAGACAAGCAACTTTATGGCAATTCGTGATCCAACCAATGAGTATTATACG ATATCATACGATTCTACGTATAATTTCCTCCAATTACAAGCCAGTATAGCTAACGCCAGCGGCCAGGCCATTTTTGGATCTATTGGTTCACTTCCATCGGTTAGGACTGGATTAGAAGCGGATCCAAACTTCAGAGCAACGTTTACGGTGTCCGCAATTTCCAGCACATATACATTTTCAG GTAATAGCCTATGCGACGATGCCGGGTGCCCTCAAGGCCAATACACTCACTGCATTGAAACAACCACTACTTTGGTCACCCAGTGCCGGTCCCTGTGCAAAGTTGGCTACTGTCAAAACTCAGGATGGTGTATACATTACGACGGTAACACTGCACCTCAATGCAG CTGTCCCTCTACATTCGACACCTGGTACGTTGGAACGCACTGTGAGCTTTATCTTCATTTATGGATGCCTTGTGTGTTTGGAGCTGCGGTTGTCCTTATTCTCATCAGTATACCCATCATCGCTTGCTGCCTGCCACTGAAATCAAAGCAAAA gAAAAAAGTTACCATTGTCGACCCAAAGGAGGAATATGTTATTACTGTTCATAAACCAGATCTCGCGCCTAGAAAATCTGCAAAATCTAAAGGTTCTGACACAGAAGTGATTTCAAACTTAACAGTAAAG AAGTTGGCtgaaaacgaaaaaaacaTGTCTGAAGACGGGTATCAAGACGACGCAAAGAGCTCAGACCATATCCCTTCATCTTCAGAAGACAATCTCGACAACGATTACGACGCAGTCCTGACTCATCGCTATGAAACACCAGAACCAGCCGGAAACTTAATATGCAACGAAGATGTTGCGCTTCCGGAGAATAATCATGTTCCGACCGTTACTTATGAAGATGTTGAGTTAAACGATTCGGAGCAATCATCCGAGGAAGAGGAATCTTCCGGAGAAGAGTTTGTGATCGGATCAAGTTTGAGTTCATTTGAGGTTGAAGAACCCACTTCAGTTGATCGTGGACTGGAAGAAGTAGATCATCATCCTCCAATATACGCCAAAGTAATGAAGAAGCTCTCCCAACCTCAGGTAATGATTTGTCATGATAAATGCCTCATCAGTTTGTACCAAATTGTCTTTGATTTGTAA
- the LOC143449315 gene encoding uncharacterized protein LOC143449315 isoform X2, whose amino-acid sequence MRFHFSWSNVITFIGVVTLAKSVSSQNTLLSVEEYPFVTVEDSTANIDNNTNKIFSTTLRVSLRNATAYLYSEEIILNAVNSFYGQRVGFNGFQETSNFMAIRDPTNEYYTISYDSTYNFLQLQASIANASGQAIFGSIGSLPSVRTGLEADPNFRATFTVSAISSTYTFSGNSLCDDAGCPQGQYTHCIETTTTLVTQCRSLCKVGYCQNSGWCIHYDGNTAPQCSCPSTFDTWYVGTHCELYLHLWMPCVFGAAVVLILISIPIIACCLPLKSKQKKKVTIVDPKEEYVITVHKPDLAPRKSAKSKGSDTEVISNLTVKLAENEKNMSEDGYQDDAKSSDHIPSSSEDNLDNDYDAVLTHRYETPEPAGNLICNEDVALPENNHVPTVTYEDVELNDSEQSSEEEESSGEEFVIGSSLSSFEVEEPTSVDRGLEEVDHHPPIYAKVMKKLSQPQVMICHDKCLISLYQIVFDL is encoded by the exons ATGCGCTTTCATTTTTCTTGGTCAAACGTCATCACTTTTATCGGAGTGGTAACCTTGGCAAAATCAG TTTCTTCGCAAAACACTTTGCTCTCAGTTGAAGAATATCCATTTGTTACTGTAGAAGACTCAACCGCCAATATAG ATaacaatacaaacaaaattttttcgaCAACGCTACGCGTTTCATTGCGTAACGCTACGGCATACCTATATTCTGAAGAAATCATATTAAATGCG GTAAATAGTTTTTATGGCCAAAGGGTTGGTTTCAATGGTTTCCAAGAGACAAGCAACTTTATGGCAATTCGTGATCCAACCAATGAGTATTATACG ATATCATACGATTCTACGTATAATTTCCTCCAATTACAAGCCAGTATAGCTAACGCCAGCGGCCAGGCCATTTTTGGATCTATTGGTTCACTTCCATCGGTTAGGACTGGATTAGAAGCGGATCCAAACTTCAGAGCAACGTTTACGGTGTCCGCAATTTCCAGCACATATACATTTTCAG GTAATAGCCTATGCGACGATGCCGGGTGCCCTCAAGGCCAATACACTCACTGCATTGAAACAACCACTACTTTGGTCACCCAGTGCCGGTCCCTGTGCAAAGTTGGCTACTGTCAAAACTCAGGATGGTGTATACATTACGACGGTAACACTGCACCTCAATGCAG CTGTCCCTCTACATTCGACACCTGGTACGTTGGAACGCACTGTGAGCTTTATCTTCATTTATGGATGCCTTGTGTGTTTGGAGCTGCGGTTGTCCTTATTCTCATCAGTATACCCATCATCGCTTGCTGCCTGCCACTGAAATCAAAGCAAAA gAAAAAAGTTACCATTGTCGACCCAAAGGAGGAATATGTTATTACTGTTCATAAACCAGATCTCGCGCCTAGAAAATCTGCAAAATCTAAAGGTTCTGACACAGAAGTGATTTCAAACTTAACAGTAAAG TTGGCtgaaaacgaaaaaaacaTGTCTGAAGACGGGTATCAAGACGACGCAAAGAGCTCAGACCATATCCCTTCATCTTCAGAAGACAATCTCGACAACGATTACGACGCAGTCCTGACTCATCGCTATGAAACACCAGAACCAGCCGGAAACTTAATATGCAACGAAGATGTTGCGCTTCCGGAGAATAATCATGTTCCGACCGTTACTTATGAAGATGTTGAGTTAAACGATTCGGAGCAATCATCCGAGGAAGAGGAATCTTCCGGAGAAGAGTTTGTGATCGGATCAAGTTTGAGTTCATTTGAGGTTGAAGAACCCACTTCAGTTGATCGTGGACTGGAAGAAGTAGATCATCATCCTCCAATATACGCCAAAGTAATGAAGAAGCTCTCCCAACCTCAGGTAATGATTTGTCATGATAAATGCCTCATCAGTTTGTACCAAATTGTCTTTGATTTGTAA
- the LOC143448556 gene encoding man(5)GlcNAc(2)-PP-dolichol translocation protein RFT1-like, giving the protein MEKSNKDLKNVLQSSSKLASYNMILQLSFRVLTFLLNAFILRYVTKDILGIVNVRLVLLYGTIIFMSREAFRRACLSTETSSSADKGGHSKALYWSQTINLLWCMIPVGLVCMVLLIYCWAYLFENPDPLAVPYYGIAVLVFGFCAWIELFAEPLWIIGQTFLFVKLKVISEGLAILVKTIVTVLLVVWYPQWGLISFCCAMVAFSITYIAVYYGYFFWFITSGKVKQIEDFPIHSVRDFFPKLHLDVPLVNINAAKLTVSFFKQSVLKGLLTEGERYIMTVLNVLSFADQGVYDIVNNLGSLVARFIFLPIEESFYLFFVKTLKRGEDANQQTPNQVLAISHVLFCLLRLVVLIGSTILAFGLPYSYLLLDLYGGTILSSGTGPLLLKFYCLYVLVIAINGTTECFVFAAMSQNEVENYNKKMLLFSFLFLTTSYYLTILVGSVGFILANCLNMLARIIHSIIFLKRFYKKSRISSPLHGLIPRPVVLVTLAVSFLICSFSESQLCCHRGWIFRVVHISVGAICLCAVAVSVFYFEREVVTFLREQYFSKSAKNQNERVSATKSK; this is encoded by the exons CTGTCATTCCGGGTGCTAACATTTCTCCTTAATGCATTTATATTGCGATATGTCACCAAGGACATTCTTGGCATTGTCAATGTTCGCCTAGTTCTGCTGTATGGTACAATAATCTTCATGTCAAGGGAAGCGTTCAGGAG AGCATGTTTAAGTACGGAAACAAGCAGCTCTGCAGATAAAGGAGGACATAGCAAGGCACTTTATTGGTCACAAACTATAAATCTATTGTGGTGCAT GATACCGGTGGGCTTGGTATGCATGGTTCTGTTAATTTACTGCTGGGCATATCTGTTTGAAAACCCTGATCCCCTTGCTGTACCATACTATGGGATAGCTGTACTTGTGTTTGGATTTTGTGCATGGATTGAATTGTTTGCAGAACCTCTCTGGATAATTGgtcaaacttttctttttgtaaaattgaaaGTGATCAGTGAAGGATTGGCAATTCTTGTAAAGACCATTGTTACAGTCTTGTTAGTTGTTTGGTATCCACAGTGGGGACTCATATCATTTTGCTGTGCTATG GTGGCCTTTTCAATCACTTACATTGCAGTATATTATGGATATTTCTTTTGGTTTATAACATCTGGAAAGGTGAAACAGATAGAAGATTTTCCTATTCATTCAGTTCGTGATTTCTTTCCAAAACTTCACTTGGATGTTCCACTCGTTAATATAAATGCTGCTAAACTCACCGTGAGTTTTTTTAAGCAGTCAGTCTTGAAAGGGTTGCTAACTGAAG GTGAAAGATATATTATGACAGTGCTGAATGTGCTGTCTTTTGCTGATCAAGGCGTGTATGATATTGTCAACAACCTTGGTTCACTAGTGGCAAG GTTTATATTTTTGCCTATCGAGGAgagtttttatcttttcttcGTGAAAACTCTCAAGCGAGGTGAAGATGCCAACCAACAAACGCCA AATCAGGTGCTAGCCATatcacatgttttattttgtctcTTGCGCTTGGTGGTCTTGATTGGCTCAACGATCTTAGCATTTGGTCTACCCTATTCATACCTTTTACTGGACCTTTATGGTGGAACCATCCTTAGTAGTG GTACTGGCCCactattgttaaaattttactgcCTTTATGTCCTCGTCATTGCAATCAATGGAACGAcagaatgttttgtgtttgctGCTATGAGCCAGAATGAAGTGGAAAA CTACAACAAAAAGATGttgctgttttcttttttattccTCACCACCTCATATTATCTGACGATCTTGGTTGGTTCAGTCGGGTTCATTTTGGCCAATTGCTTGAACATGTTGGCCAGAATCATCCACAGTATAATTTTTCTCAAAAG attttacaagaaaagtcGGATATCTTCACCATTGCATGGATTGATCCCCAGACCTGTTGTACTGGTGACCTTGGCCGTGTCTTTCCTGATATGCAGTTTTTCAGAAAGCCAGCTTTGTTGCCATAGAGGCTGGATTTTTCGAGTAGTCCACATCAGTGTAGGCGCCATTTGTCTATGTGCTGTTGCAGTGAGCGTGTTTTACTTCGAACGTGAAGTCGTAACTTTTTTGCGTGAACAGTATTTTTCGAAAtcagcaaaaaatcaaaacgaaAGGGTTTCAGCGACAAAAtccaaataa
- the LOC143449315 gene encoding uncharacterized protein LOC143449315 isoform X4, which produces MRFHFSWSNVITFIGVVTLAKSVSSQNTLLSVEEYPFVTVEDSTANIDNNTNKIFSTTLRVSLRNATAYLYSEEIILNAVNSFYGQRVGFNGFQETSNFMAIRDPTNEYYTISYDSTYNFLQLQASIANASGQAIFGSIGSLPSVRTGLEADPNFRATFTVSAISSTYTFSGNSLCDDAGCPQGQYTHCIETTTTLVTQCRSLCKVGYCQNSGWCIHYDGNTAPQCSCPSTFDTWYVGTHCELYLHLWMPCVFGAAVVLILISIPIIACCLPLKSKQKKKVTIVDPKEEYVITVHKPDLAPRKSAKSKGSDTEVISNLTVKKLAENEKNMSEDGYQDDAKSSDHIPSSSEDNLDNDYDAVLTHRYETPEPAGNLICNEDVALPENNHVPTVTYEDVELNDSEQSSEEEESSGEEFVIGSSLSSFEVEEPTSVDRGLEEVDHHPPIYAKVMKKLSQPQESIIV; this is translated from the exons ATGCGCTTTCATTTTTCTTGGTCAAACGTCATCACTTTTATCGGAGTGGTAACCTTGGCAAAATCAG TTTCTTCGCAAAACACTTTGCTCTCAGTTGAAGAATATCCATTTGTTACTGTAGAAGACTCAACCGCCAATATAG ATaacaatacaaacaaaattttttcgaCAACGCTACGCGTTTCATTGCGTAACGCTACGGCATACCTATATTCTGAAGAAATCATATTAAATGCG GTAAATAGTTTTTATGGCCAAAGGGTTGGTTTCAATGGTTTCCAAGAGACAAGCAACTTTATGGCAATTCGTGATCCAACCAATGAGTATTATACG ATATCATACGATTCTACGTATAATTTCCTCCAATTACAAGCCAGTATAGCTAACGCCAGCGGCCAGGCCATTTTTGGATCTATTGGTTCACTTCCATCGGTTAGGACTGGATTAGAAGCGGATCCAAACTTCAGAGCAACGTTTACGGTGTCCGCAATTTCCAGCACATATACATTTTCAG GTAATAGCCTATGCGACGATGCCGGGTGCCCTCAAGGCCAATACACTCACTGCATTGAAACAACCACTACTTTGGTCACCCAGTGCCGGTCCCTGTGCAAAGTTGGCTACTGTCAAAACTCAGGATGGTGTATACATTACGACGGTAACACTGCACCTCAATGCAG CTGTCCCTCTACATTCGACACCTGGTACGTTGGAACGCACTGTGAGCTTTATCTTCATTTATGGATGCCTTGTGTGTTTGGAGCTGCGGTTGTCCTTATTCTCATCAGTATACCCATCATCGCTTGCTGCCTGCCACTGAAATCAAAGCAAAA gAAAAAAGTTACCATTGTCGACCCAAAGGAGGAATATGTTATTACTGTTCATAAACCAGATCTCGCGCCTAGAAAATCTGCAAAATCTAAAGGTTCTGACACAGAAGTGATTTCAAACTTAACAGTAAAG AAGTTGGCtgaaaacgaaaaaaacaTGTCTGAAGACGGGTATCAAGACGACGCAAAGAGCTCAGACCATATCCCTTCATCTTCAGAAGACAATCTCGACAACGATTACGACGCAGTCCTGACTCATCGCTATGAAACACCAGAACCAGCCGGAAACTTAATATGCAACGAAGATGTTGCGCTTCCGGAGAATAATCATGTTCCGACCGTTACTTATGAAGATGTTGAGTTAAACGATTCGGAGCAATCATCCGAGGAAGAGGAATCTTCCGGAGAAGAGTTTGTGATCGGATCAAGTTTGAGTTCATTTGAGGTTGAAGAACCCACTTCAGTTGATCGTGGACTGGAAGAAGTAGATCATCATCCTCCAATATACGCCAAAGTAATGAAGAAGCTCTCCCAACCTCAG GAATCCATCATCGTGTGA
- the LOC143450691 gene encoding uncharacterized protein LOC143450691, translating into MITGRVRTKVDSGQCLVMLFVVFTICILRNADAQADPFALVGFDDTTANISATTQKTYTTTMDLDPLANVDIANFNPNTFVGAVRPYYANGAGLVGFNSMVVTKQETVNGNLRLTYNVVYVYANLISTPDISDDLIASTIGNYDTIRTSVSSGSTDLLSFYRFPENNAGFSFSGDSLCDQASNSCPANTQCTETLGGIAVECKSPCKAEYCQNNGTCAQANTDVTPTCTCLSKADLWFLGAQCQTMVALWMVIVGVIGCFLVILAAIILACCCYAARRRRKEKESQLFGISDVNAYTNKGYVANEGKKEEIETITRNGYQERYVGGATSAARRSRSRSRSPSRRRRSRTSSYRRRGSRSRSRERHERRSNRSSCTESDRDSFDEDSSEVSQDEVEVMKMAPRQHSGSSSSGSSASTPVKTKTATTASNSFDTDSISLRNQGTSPIRWVQTSKSPTPMPGNKMGKVDIADRKGWMPSLGPQMFDLARSREDLSESSTLPSNTHFADTDV; encoded by the exons ATGATCACTGGACGAGTACGGACGAAAGTGGACAGCGGGCAGTGTCTTGTGatgttatttgttgtttttacgATCTGTATTCTTCGAAATGCTG ATGCACAAGCGGATCCCTTTGCTTTAGTGGGATTTGACGATACAACTGCAAATATCT CCGCAACGACGCAAAAAACGTACACAACAACCATGGATTTGGACCCACTTGCAAACGTCGACATAGCCAATTTCAATCCAAATACCTTTGTTGGCGCG GTACGACCCTATTATGCTAATGGTGCTGGTTTGGTTGGATTTAACAGTATGGttgtaacaaaacaagaaACTGTTAATGGCAACCTACGG TTGACTTACAACGTTGTATACGTCTATGCAAATCTTATCTCCACCCCTGATATTAGCGATGACCTCATAGCTTCAACAATTGGAAATTACGACACAATACGCACTTCCGTTAGTTCTGGGAGTACAGACTTGTTAAGTTTTTACAGATTTCCAGAAAATAATGCTGGATTTTCTTTTAGCG GTGATAGCCTTTGTGACCAAGCCAGCAATTCATGTCCAGCGAACACTCAATGTACTGAAACCTTGGGTGGTATTGCTGTGGAATGCAAGTCACCTTGCAAGGCGGAATATTGTCAAAATAACGGAACTTGCGCTCAAGCTAACACAGACGTTACACCTACTTGCAC GTGTCTTTCAAAGGCTGATTTGTGGTTCCTTGGTGCTCAATGTCAGACCATGGTTGCTTTATGGATGGTGATAGTTGGTGTTATTGGATGCTTTCTGGTTATTCTTGCTGCAATAATCCTTGCCTGTTGCTGTTACGCAGCACGACGGCGCCGAAAAGAAAAAGA AAGCCAGCTCTTTGGCATATCTGACGTAAATGCTTACACCAACAAAGGGTATGTTGCTAACGAAGgcaaaaaagaagaaatagAAACAATTACAAGGAATGGATATCag GAAAGATATGTCGGCGGTGCCACTTCCGCAGCTCGTCGTTCTAGATCTAGATCTCGATCACCGTCTAGGCGACGCCGGAGCCGAACTTCAAGCTACAGACGTCGTGGCAGCCGAAGTCGCAGTCGCGAACGACACGAACGTCGTTCGAATCGATCAAGTTGCACCGAAAGTGATCGCGATAGTTTTGACGAAGACAGTTCTGAAGTGAGCCAAGATGAAGTCGAAGTGATGAAAATGGCTCCTCGGCAACACTCCGGATCGTCGTCGTCCGGGTCTTCGGCGTCTACTCCGGTGAAGACAAAGACCGCCACAACGGCGTCAAACAGCTTTGACACAGACAGCATCAGCCTACGCAATCAAGGGACTTCCCCCATACGATGGGTACAGACGTCAAAGTCTCCCACGCCAATGCCCGGCAATAAAATGGGCAAAGTCGACATCGCGGACAGGAAAGGCTGGATGCCGAGCTTAGGTCCGCAAATGTTCGATCTCGCGCGGAGTCGAGAAGATTTAAGCGAGTCCAGTACCCTCCCCAGCAACACCCACTTTGCAGATACGGACGTCTGA